A stretch of the Fusobacterium varium genome encodes the following:
- a CDS encoding putative RNA-binding protein produces MALTSKQRAFLKKKAHELNPLVRIGKDGVTDSLIQSILEAIDSRELLKVKILQNCEKEKEEVLEEFSKCSEFEVVGIIGRTIILFRENKDKPAISLELKSIR; encoded by the coding sequence ATGGCATTAACAAGTAAACAAAGAGCATTTCTAAAGAAAAAGGCTCATGAATTAAATCCTCTAGTAAGAATTGGAAAAGATGGAGTAACTGACAGCCTTATTCAAAGTATATTAGAAGCTATAGATTCTAGAGAGTTATTAAAGGTAAAAATACTTCAAAATTGTGAAAAAGAAAAAGAGGAAGTTTTAGAAGAATTTTCTAAATGCAGTGAATTTGAAGTTGTAGGAATAATTGGAAGAACTATTATATTATTTAGAGAAAATAAAGATAAACCAGCTATTTCATTGGAACTGAAAAGTATTAGGTAG
- a CDS encoding mRNA degradation ribonucleases, whose translation MIKRNKDTEREYSKKKKIETSGIKEVKDIKEKIKAIKAGIKELKGDREENKIEVKAERTAETKETKSIKEEKMYVIPLGGLEEVGKNMTVIQYRDEIIIIDSGVTFPDDNLLGIDLVIPDFSFIENNKDKVKGLFVTHGHEDHIGSIPYLYQKIDKNIPMFGGKLTLALAKSKFDNPGFSKELPKMKEVKGRSKVKVGKYFTVEFIKVTHSITDAYSLAITSPAGVVFHTGDFKIDLTPVDSEGVDFARLSQIGEQGVDLMLSDSTNSEVEGFTPSERSVGEAFKQEFSKAKGRIIVAAFASHVHRLQQIINTAEEYGRRIAIDGRSLVKVFEIASNLGYLRIPEGMMVALSEVDGLKDNKVVILCTGTQGEPMAALSRIAKNMHKHIKIKEGDTVIISATPIPGNEKAVSNNINNLLKYDAEVVFKKIAGIHVSGHGSKDEQKLMLNLIKPRYFMPVHGEHKMLKAHKDTAIETGVPKNNVIIAQNGSKVEVTKSAVKIKGKVNAGSTLVDGLGVGDIGNIVLKDRQQLSQDGVVVIVFTISKETGKIIAGPDIVTRGFVYSKESDDIIKEAIEAIKAKLSNIEGHSTKDWNTFKNTTRDIASKYFYNKTKRNPVILPIIMEI comes from the coding sequence ATGATAAAAAGAAACAAGGATACAGAGAGAGAATATTCGAAAAAGAAAAAAATAGAAACTAGTGGAATAAAAGAGGTAAAAGATATAAAAGAAAAAATAAAAGCGATAAAAGCTGGTATAAAAGAATTAAAAGGAGATAGAGAAGAAAATAAAATAGAAGTTAAAGCAGAAAGAACTGCTGAAACAAAAGAAACAAAAAGTATAAAAGAAGAAAAAATGTATGTCATTCCTTTAGGTGGACTTGAAGAAGTTGGAAAAAATATGACAGTCATTCAATATAGAGATGAAATAATAATAATAGATTCAGGAGTGACTTTTCCAGATGATAATCTGTTAGGAATAGATTTAGTGATCCCCGATTTTTCATTTATAGAAAATAATAAAGATAAAGTGAAAGGACTCTTTGTAACTCATGGTCATGAAGATCATATAGGTTCAATTCCATATCTTTATCAAAAAATAGATAAAAATATCCCAATGTTTGGAGGAAAACTTACATTAGCTTTAGCTAAATCAAAATTTGATAATCCTGGATTTTCGAAAGAGCTTCCTAAGATGAAAGAAGTAAAAGGAAGAAGTAAAGTAAAAGTTGGGAAATATTTTACAGTTGAATTTATAAAAGTAACTCATTCTATAACTGATGCTTATTCATTAGCAATAACATCACCAGCAGGAGTTGTATTTCATACAGGAGATTTTAAAATAGATCTTACTCCAGTAGACAGCGAAGGAGTAGACTTTGCAAGACTTTCTCAGATAGGAGAGCAGGGAGTAGATTTAATGCTTTCTGATTCAACAAATTCAGAAGTGGAAGGATTTACACCATCAGAAAGAAGTGTAGGAGAAGCATTTAAACAAGAATTTTCAAAAGCTAAGGGAAGAATAATTGTAGCAGCTTTTGCTTCACATGTACATAGATTACAGCAGATAATAAATACAGCAGAAGAATATGGAAGAAGAATAGCTATTGATGGAAGAAGTTTAGTAAAAGTATTTGAAATAGCATCTAATTTGGGATATCTTAGAATTCCAGAAGGAATGATGGTAGCTTTATCTGAAGTAGATGGACTTAAAGATAATAAAGTAGTTATCTTATGCACAGGAACTCAAGGAGAGCCAATGGCTGCTTTATCCAGAATAGCTAAGAATATGCATAAACATATAAAAATAAAAGAAGGAGATACAGTAATAATTTCTGCAACTCCAATACCAGGAAATGAGAAAGCTGTTTCTAATAATATAAATAATCTTCTTAAATATGATGCTGAGGTTGTATTCAAAAAAATAGCAGGAATACATGTTTCAGGACATGGAAGTAAAGATGAACAAAAACTTATGCTTAATCTTATAAAACCTAGATATTTTATGCCAGTACATGGAGAACATAAAATGCTTAAAGCTCATAAAGATACTGCGATTGAAACAGGAGTGCCAAAAAATAATGTTATAATTGCTCAAAATGGAAGCAAAGTTGAAGTAACAAAATCAGCAGTAAAAATTAAAGGAAAAGTAAATGCTGGTTCTACACTTGTAGACGGATTGGGTGTAGGAGATATAGGAAATATAGTTTTAAAAGATAGACAGCAGCTGTCACAAGATGGAGTAGTAGTAATTGTTTTTACAATTAGTAAAGAAACTGGTAAAATAATAGCAGGACCTGATATTGTAACAAGAGGATTTGTATATTCTAAAGAATCTGATGATATAATAAAAGAGGCAATTGAAGCGATAAAAGCTAAATTAAGTAATATAGAGGGACACTCAACAAAAGACTGGAATACATTTAAAAACACTACTAGAGATATAGCATCAAAATATTTTTATAATAAAACTAAAAGAAATCCGGTAATATTACCGATAATCATGGAGATATAA
- a CDS encoding penicillin-binding protein 2: protein MKNGKIQIKLGSDNSKRDVVFKVFILLVFLGLGTRMMYLQLVRGERYAYLSEKNRFKLKKIESPRGKIYDREGRLVVTNGAGYRLVYLKERDSDPEIVREISEVTGYDEEYIKRRIRNGEIFPYTRENVLVESLDEETAHRLMEKIVDYPYLQVQTYSKRRYLYDSVASHSIGYVKKISEKEYEKLKDEGYSPRDIIGKDGIERAYDKKLQGEDGYEYIEVNAFNKVQRRVAEEKDPIPGKDLYMTLNMELQEYMEEQFKEDERVGAFIAMDPKTGEIITMVSYPTYSLNMFSSQILNEDWQKIITDPGRPLTNKTIAGEYPPGSVFKVVSAMAFLDSGIDPKEKYLDRNGYYEIGKWRWRAWKVGGHGYVDMKKSIVESANPYYYRLSDQIGHKAIVDTARLFGFNERTGIDIPGEKRGLLPDAEWKKKAMGSGWYKGDTILLSIGQGYLTVTPLQIAVLYATIANKGYVYSPHLVKELVDFSGKDVTPIIGEKHQITKFPKKYYDELNEALIATVAQDNGTTKVLRTPGMKVAAKSGSAQNPHSKTTHAWVAGYFPADNPEIVFSVILEGAGGGGAMGGGMARKFIDKYLEIKNREKGINENSANNEEKVN, encoded by the coding sequence ATGAAAAATGGAAAAATTCAAATAAAATTAGGTTCAGATAATAGTAAAAGAGATGTTGTATTTAAAGTTTTTATTTTACTTGTATTTTTAGGACTTGGAACAAGAATGATGTATCTTCAGCTTGTAAGAGGAGAAAGATATGCATATCTTTCTGAAAAAAACAGATTTAAGTTAAAGAAGATAGAATCTCCAAGAGGAAAAATATATGATCGAGAAGGAAGATTGGTAGTAACAAATGGTGCAGGGTATAGACTTGTATACTTAAAAGAGAGAGACAGTGATCCTGAAATAGTTAGAGAAATCAGTGAAGTAACAGGTTATGATGAAGAATACATAAAAAGAAGAATAAGAAATGGAGAAATATTTCCTTATACCAGAGAAAATGTTTTGGTAGAAAGCTTAGATGAAGAAACTGCTCATAGATTAATGGAGAAGATAGTGGATTATCCATATTTGCAAGTACAGACTTATTCTAAAAGACGATACCTTTATGATTCAGTAGCTTCTCATAGTATAGGTTATGTAAAAAAAATATCAGAAAAAGAATATGAAAAATTGAAAGATGAAGGATATTCACCAAGAGATATAATAGGTAAAGATGGAATAGAAAGAGCTTATGACAAAAAACTTCAAGGTGAAGATGGATATGAGTATATAGAAGTAAATGCTTTTAATAAAGTTCAAAGAAGGGTAGCAGAAGAAAAAGATCCAATACCTGGAAAAGATCTTTATATGACATTGAATATGGAACTTCAAGAATATATGGAGGAACAATTCAAAGAAGATGAAAGAGTTGGTGCATTTATTGCTATGGACCCTAAAACTGGAGAAATAATTACTATGGTAAGTTATCCTACATATTCTTTAAATATGTTTAGTTCTCAAATTTTGAATGAAGATTGGCAAAAGATAATAACTGATCCAGGAAGACCACTGACTAATAAGACAATAGCAGGAGAGTATCCACCAGGATCAGTATTTAAAGTAGTGTCAGCAATGGCATTTCTTGATAGCGGAATTGATCCTAAAGAAAAATATCTAGATAGAAATGGGTATTATGAAATAGGAAAATGGAGATGGAGAGCTTGGAAAGTTGGAGGACATGGATATGTAGATATGAAAAAATCTATTGTTGAATCAGCCAATCCATACTACTATAGATTATCTGACCAAATAGGTCATAAAGCAATAGTAGATACAGCTCGTTTGTTTGGATTTAATGAAAGAACAGGAATAGACATTCCTGGAGAAAAAAGAGGACTGCTTCCAGATGCTGAATGGAAAAAAAAGGCAATGGGAAGCGGATGGTACAAGGGAGACACAATACTTTTATCAATTGGGCAGGGGTATCTTACAGTAACTCCTCTACAGATAGCTGTTCTTTATGCTACAATTGCAAATAAAGGATATGTGTATTCTCCTCATTTAGTAAAAGAATTAGTAGATTTTAGTGGGAAGGATGTAACTCCAATAATAGGAGAAAAACATCAGATAACAAAATTTCCTAAAAAATATTATGATGAATTAAATGAAGCTTTGATAGCAACAGTTGCACAGGATAATGGAACAACAAAAGTTCTTAGAACCCCTGGAATGAAAGTTGCAGCAAAAAGTGGTTCTGCTCAGAATCCTCATTCTAAAACTACACATGCATGGGTGGCAGGATATTTCCCTGCAGATAATCCTGAGATAGTCTTTTCAGTTATATTGGAAGGAGCTGGAGGAGGAGGAGCCATGGGTGGAGGAATGGCTAGAAAATTTATAGATAAATATTTAGAGATAAAAAACAGGGAAAAAGGAATCAATGAAAATTCAGCTAATAATGAGGAGAAAGTTAATTAG